The proteins below come from a single Salinivibrio kushneri genomic window:
- the lolE gene encoding lipoprotein-releasing ABC transporter permease subunit LolE codes for MKPLSLAIGRRFSRARQRNRLVSFISLSSVIGIAVGVMVIIVGLSAMNGFERELNQRVLSVVPHAQVFGVNGPIDNWQQVKRQTEQHPNVVAAAPYVEMTVLMEHGSALQPAQIRAVEPAYEQTVSRIGDYIEGGWESLPSGQSQIVLGQGVAAKLGVSQGDWLTVMVPATDSQLALRAPKRVRMQVAGLLRLGGQIDHSLALMRLQDAQTIMRIGQSVTGVSLKVSPVLQARQIVHEVGQTLTTYVYLKDWTSEFGYLYRDIQLVRTIMYLVMVLVIGVACFNVVSTLMMSVKDRAADIAILRTMGADDRLIRRIFIWYGLFSGALGSVLGSVLGVTLATHLTAILSQVEQWLGHRFLSGDVYFINFLPSELHAADVVLVSSTAILLSLLAAWYPARRACQLEPAAVLSAK; via the coding sequence ATGAAGCCTTTATCGTTGGCAATAGGCCGTCGTTTTAGTCGCGCCAGACAACGCAATCGCTTGGTCTCCTTTATTTCCTTGTCGTCAGTGATCGGGATTGCGGTAGGGGTAATGGTGATCATTGTAGGTCTATCTGCGATGAACGGGTTTGAGCGTGAACTGAATCAACGTGTGTTGTCGGTGGTACCGCATGCACAAGTGTTTGGTGTCAATGGACCCATCGATAATTGGCAACAGGTAAAACGTCAGACTGAACAGCATCCTAATGTGGTGGCTGCGGCTCCCTATGTTGAAATGACCGTGTTGATGGAGCATGGCTCTGCGCTGCAGCCTGCGCAAATTCGCGCGGTTGAGCCGGCGTATGAGCAAACGGTGAGTCGCATTGGTGATTATATTGAAGGTGGCTGGGAGAGCTTGCCGTCTGGGCAGTCGCAGATTGTGTTGGGGCAAGGCGTGGCGGCGAAGCTGGGCGTCAGTCAAGGGGATTGGTTGACGGTCATGGTCCCCGCGACGGATAGCCAGCTTGCATTGCGTGCTCCGAAGCGGGTGAGAATGCAAGTGGCTGGACTGTTGCGTCTTGGTGGCCAAATCGACCATTCCTTGGCCCTGATGCGACTTCAGGACGCGCAAACTATTATGCGCATCGGCCAGTCAGTGACCGGTGTGTCGCTGAAAGTCTCTCCGGTGTTGCAAGCGCGGCAGATTGTGCATGAAGTCGGCCAAACGCTAACCACTTATGTGTATTTAAAAGACTGGACCAGTGAGTTTGGTTATTTATATCGGGATATCCAATTGGTGCGAACCATCATGTACTTGGTGATGGTGTTAGTCATTGGCGTGGCCTGCTTTAATGTGGTGTCAACCTTGATGATGTCGGTAAAAGATAGAGCCGCAGACATCGCGATTTTGCGCACCATGGGGGCGGACGATCGACTGATCCGTCGCATCTTTATTTGGTATGGGCTCTTTTCTGGTGCCTTAGGCAGTGTGTTGGGCAGTGTATTGGGTGTTACCTTAGCCACTCACCTCACGGCGATATTGTCTCAGGTCGAACAGTGGCTCGGGCATCGCTTTTTATCAGGTGATGTGTACTTTATTAACTTCTTGCCCAGTGAACTGCATGCCGCTGACGTCGTACTGGTAAGTAGCACGGCCATACTGCTTAGTTTGCTTGCCGCTTGGTATCCTGCCCGAAGAGCCTGTCAGCTCGAGCCAGCCGCGGTATTAAGTGCCAAATAG
- the lolD gene encoding lipoprotein-releasing ABC transporter ATP-binding protein LolD: MSKSLLSCHRVSKTYQEGGQPTCVLNDVSLTIAPGELVAIVGSSGSGKSTLLHTLGTLDLPSEGDVQIQGESVSAMKASEQAKLRNQTLGFVYQFHHLLADFTALENVMMPLLINKMSHSAASERATAMLTAVGVGHRLSHRPSELSGGERQRVAIARALVNEPKLVLADEPTGNLDHTTALEIYDLMRQLNAQHGTAFLVVTHDSELAAKLDRQLTMQDGQLLGQEGA, from the coding sequence ATGAGTAAATCTTTGTTGTCCTGTCACCGCGTCAGTAAAACGTATCAAGAGGGCGGACAGCCGACCTGCGTGTTAAACGATGTGTCCTTGACCATTGCCCCGGGAGAGCTGGTGGCGATAGTGGGCTCCTCGGGCTCGGGGAAAAGTACATTATTACACACCTTGGGAACCCTCGACTTGCCGTCGGAGGGCGATGTGCAGATACAAGGGGAGTCAGTCAGTGCGATGAAAGCCAGCGAGCAAGCGAAACTACGCAATCAGACGTTGGGGTTTGTATATCAGTTTCACCATTTGCTTGCCGATTTCACTGCGCTGGAAAATGTGATGATGCCGCTGTTGATTAACAAAATGAGCCACAGTGCTGCGTCTGAACGCGCCACGGCGATGCTAACAGCCGTTGGGGTTGGACACCGACTCAGTCACCGTCCATCGGAGCTCTCAGGTGGCGAGCGCCAGCGTGTGGCCATTGCACGTGCGTTAGTCAATGAACCCAAGTTAGTGTTAGCCGATGAGCCTACGGGGAACCTTGATCATACCACCGCCCTGGAAATTTATGATTTGATGCGTCAGCTCAACGCGCAGCATGGCACGGCATTTTTGGTGGTGACCCACGATAGCGAACTTGCCGCCAAGCTAGACCGTCAGCTGACGATGCAAGATGGTCAATTGCTGGGGCAGGAGGGAGCATGA
- a CDS encoding lipoprotein-releasing ABC transporter permease subunit: protein MFQPLSVFIGLRYLRGRSADRFGRFVSSMSTAGIAIGVMALITVSSVMNGFEAQLKGRILGVLPHAIIANGQAHPDKTAIEGWPHVIDTAPIQTTDAVIQSRKGLSAGLLEGIDPSAHEPLASHLLQGELSALAAGRYQVIIGRSMASELQLRVGDAVRVMVTSASRFTPIGRIPAQRLFTVAGIFHTGTDVDGQLMLANIDDVARLSGVSPSQANDLRLFLDDPFAITQLKTHADPDTWTDWRVWRGELFQAVKMEKNMMSLMLSLIVIVAAFNIISALIMVVMEKQSEVAILKTLGMQDKDIVAVFIAQGSLSGVLGAAVGGILGVLLSAYINEIMSIFGVSLLGNGLALPVVINPFHVAMVLGLAVVLSVLATLFPAFKAASVHPAEALRYE, encoded by the coding sequence ATGTTTCAACCCTTGTCGGTGTTTATTGGCTTGCGATACTTACGCGGCCGCTCAGCCGACCGTTTTGGCCGATTTGTCTCGTCGATGTCCACCGCAGGCATTGCCATCGGCGTCATGGCTTTAATCACGGTGTCGTCGGTGATGAATGGCTTCGAAGCTCAATTGAAAGGACGAATACTCGGCGTGTTACCCCATGCGATTATTGCCAACGGGCAAGCACACCCAGATAAAACCGCGATTGAGGGTTGGCCTCATGTGATTGATACGGCACCGATACAAACCACGGATGCCGTGATTCAAAGCCGCAAAGGCTTGAGCGCCGGGTTATTAGAGGGCATTGACCCCAGTGCGCATGAACCCTTGGCTTCCCACTTATTGCAAGGTGAACTATCGGCACTGGCAGCCGGGCGTTATCAAGTGATCATTGGGCGTAGCATGGCCTCTGAATTACAACTTCGCGTCGGGGATGCTGTCCGCGTGATGGTCACCAGTGCCAGTCGCTTTACACCGATAGGTCGGATCCCCGCACAGCGCTTATTTACGGTGGCGGGTATCTTTCATACCGGGACGGATGTCGATGGGCAATTAATGCTGGCTAACATCGACGATGTGGCGAGACTCAGTGGGGTGTCACCGTCTCAAGCCAACGATTTACGCCTGTTTTTAGATGATCCATTTGCCATTACCCAATTAAAGACACACGCTGATCCCGATACGTGGACGGATTGGCGTGTTTGGCGCGGCGAGCTGTTTCAAGCGGTAAAAATGGAAAAAAACATGATGAGCTTGATGCTCAGCCTGATTGTGATTGTCGCCGCGTTTAACATTATTTCTGCGCTGATCATGGTGGTTATGGAGAAACAATCTGAGGTTGCCATTCTAAAAACCCTCGGGATGCAAGATAAAGACATTGTTGCTGTCTTTATTGCCCAAGGCAGTTTGAGTGGTGTGCTTGGCGCAGCGGTTGGTGGCATCCTCGGCGTGCTCCTATCAGCATATATCAATGAAATTATGTCTATTTTTGGTGTGAGTTTGTTGGGTAATGGTTTGGCGTTACCTGTGGTTATCAATCCTTTTCATGTGGCGATGGTATTAGGCTTAGCAGTCGTGCTAAGTGTGCTGGCCACGCTATTTCCTGCATTTAAAGCGGCATCTGTTCACCCTGCTGAGGCACTGCGTTATGAGTAA
- a CDS encoding PilZ domain-containing protein, producing the protein MSQDEYFSVRAAIRINVEPLADNQAQPDADAFMAEIPAPFRLASQCGQLDSDVEKDLKAIDPDDASALFRVLQAQNEKITLMMGYMLSHEDQPTYRFVTRAFGASSFSYLSHSPLQKGVHTRVKLFLDYPPTAVYCYGVVTGCELHPESDQDNPHYVIQIQYTRLLEEDRDTLIRAALHHQQKLLKKRARNRKQSSS; encoded by the coding sequence ATGAGCCAAGACGAATATTTTTCTGTGCGAGCGGCGATTCGTATCAATGTTGAGCCACTTGCCGACAATCAAGCGCAACCCGATGCGGACGCCTTCATGGCCGAAATCCCAGCGCCTTTCCGCCTCGCCAGCCAGTGTGGTCAACTCGATAGTGATGTAGAAAAAGATCTAAAAGCTATCGATCCTGACGACGCCTCCGCATTATTCCGCGTTCTACAGGCTCAAAACGAAAAAATCACCTTAATGATGGGCTACATGTTAAGTCATGAAGACCAGCCTACATATCGTTTTGTCACCCGCGCTTTCGGTGCCAGCAGTTTCTCGTACTTGAGCCACTCGCCGCTTCAAAAAGGCGTCCACACGCGCGTAAAGTTGTTTCTCGATTACCCGCCCACCGCGGTTTACTGTTATGGCGTGGTAACAGGGTGTGAGCTTCACCCCGAGAGTGACCAAGACAATCCACATTATGTGATCCAAATCCAGTACACCCGTTTATTGGAAGAAGACCGAGACACGCTCATTCGTGCTGCGTTGCATCATCAGCAGAAACTCTTAAAAAAGCGTGCACGAAACCGAAAACAATCAAGCAGTTAA
- the mfd gene encoding transcription-repair coupling factor translates to MTQQPLYAFTLPSGPGDVKHLGNLSGAALPLAIATLTQQHAGPVFLLVPDNQTAVRLQPAIRQFTQGHCDLFPDWETLPYDSFSPHQDIISARLSCLYQLPHQQDGVLIAPASTALQRVTPRHFLHQHALMVKKGDILSLEKLRDQLTDAGYRHVDQVMEHGEFASRGSILDLFPMGSDEPYRIDFFDDEVDTIRQFDPENQRSTGELEHIQLLPAHEFPTDDAAVEYFRGRFREHFEARREPESIYQQVSKKTWPAGIEYWLPLFFEQTETLFDYLPDNTLVLSVGDIESAIDHFQADVANRYDQRRVDPLRPLLPPDALWLSKEALFTTLKQYPRLKLESDTVTEKAGRENLDITPLPTLTVNHQAKEPLAALRQFSEQFNGDIIFSVESEGRREALLDLLAQAKIRPMVADGLPEALAQPGRFGLIIGPVDQGFIDNSRQFALICESDMFGERAVQQRRRDKRKQNVSTDAVIRSLAELKPGQPVVHLEHGIGRYQGLQTLEAGGLKTEYMTLEYQQGAKLYVPVGALHLISRYSGGAEESAPVHKLGGEAWEKARRRAAEKVRDVAAELLDVYAKRETKPGFAFSHDKDAYRAFRATFPFEETSDQSQAINAVLSDMCRPIAMDRLVCGDVGFGKTEVAMRAAFLAVNNSKQVAVLVPTTLLAQQHFENFRDRFANLPVRVEVLSRFKSAKEQKAILADCEAGKVDILIGTHKLLQSDVKLRDLGLLIVDEEHRFGVRQKEKIKAMRANVDILTLTATPIPRTLNMAMSGMRDLSIIATPPSRRLAVKTFVREREDSLIKESLLREIMRGGQVYFLHNDIETIEKTANEISEMIPEARVTVAHGQMRERELEKIMSDFYHQRYNVLVCTTIIETGIDIPSANTIIIDRADHFGLAQLHQLRGRVGRSHHQAYAYLLTPHPKRMTKDAVKRLEAIASLEDLGAGFTLATQDLEIRGAGELLGDEQSGQIQSIGFTLYMDMLEQAVEALKEGKEPSLDALLNEQTDIELRLPALLPDDYIPDINMRLSMYKRIASAKSNDDINELQVELIDRFGLLPDATKNLLHIQQLKIRAAALGVKKIEASDRGGMVEFHEDAQIDPGFLVGLLQSRPDKYKFDGPTKIKFVENLTDRRERMNFIDELLTQFASHQLVA, encoded by the coding sequence ATGACCCAACAACCGCTCTATGCTTTTACGCTGCCCTCTGGGCCAGGCGATGTTAAACATCTTGGTAATTTATCTGGGGCTGCCTTACCGCTAGCCATTGCCACGCTCACGCAGCAACACGCAGGCCCGGTGTTTCTTTTGGTACCGGACAACCAAACCGCCGTGCGTTTGCAGCCCGCCATTCGCCAGTTTACTCAAGGCCATTGCGATCTCTTTCCTGACTGGGAAACCCTGCCCTACGACAGTTTCTCGCCCCATCAGGATATTATTTCCGCGCGTTTGTCTTGTTTGTATCAACTGCCACATCAACAAGATGGCGTCCTGATTGCACCGGCGAGCACGGCCTTGCAGCGTGTCACCCCAAGGCATTTTCTCCATCAACACGCCTTAATGGTGAAAAAAGGCGATATTTTATCGCTAGAAAAACTGCGCGATCAGCTCACCGATGCGGGCTATCGTCATGTCGATCAAGTCATGGAACATGGCGAATTTGCCAGCCGAGGCTCGATCCTCGACCTGTTCCCGATGGGCAGTGACGAGCCTTATCGTATTGACTTTTTTGACGATGAAGTCGACACCATTCGTCAATTTGACCCGGAAAACCAGCGCTCAACCGGCGAGCTGGAGCACATCCAGCTTTTGCCGGCACATGAATTTCCTACCGATGACGCCGCAGTGGAGTATTTTCGTGGCCGTTTTCGCGAGCATTTTGAGGCACGCCGAGAGCCAGAATCCATTTACCAGCAGGTGAGTAAAAAAACCTGGCCGGCCGGGATTGAGTACTGGCTGCCGCTGTTTTTTGAACAAACAGAAACCTTGTTTGATTATTTGCCTGACAATACCTTGGTGTTATCGGTTGGCGACATTGAAAGCGCTATTGATCATTTCCAAGCCGACGTGGCAAACCGCTATGATCAGCGTCGCGTCGATCCGCTTCGACCACTGCTTCCCCCCGATGCGCTGTGGTTAAGTAAAGAGGCACTATTTACCACCCTTAAGCAATACCCACGCTTAAAGCTAGAAAGTGACACCGTCACCGAAAAGGCCGGGCGGGAAAACCTCGATATTACACCGCTGCCAACGCTAACGGTCAACCACCAAGCCAAAGAACCACTCGCCGCGCTGCGCCAGTTTAGTGAGCAATTTAACGGCGACATCATTTTCTCAGTCGAGTCTGAAGGGCGACGCGAAGCCCTGCTCGATCTCCTCGCCCAAGCCAAGATTCGCCCTATGGTGGCAGATGGCCTGCCCGAGGCATTGGCGCAGCCTGGCCGGTTTGGTTTAATCATCGGCCCAGTTGATCAAGGCTTTATTGACAACAGCCGCCAGTTTGCGCTGATTTGTGAAAGCGATATGTTTGGCGAGCGCGCGGTGCAGCAACGCCGCCGCGACAAGCGAAAGCAAAATGTCAGTACAGATGCAGTGATCAGAAGCTTGGCCGAACTAAAACCTGGCCAACCCGTTGTGCATCTTGAGCACGGCATTGGACGCTACCAAGGCTTGCAAACCCTGGAAGCGGGCGGACTCAAAACCGAATATATGACGCTGGAATACCAACAAGGCGCCAAGTTATATGTTCCGGTGGGCGCACTACACTTGATTAGCCGCTATTCAGGTGGCGCGGAAGAGAGCGCACCCGTGCATAAGCTTGGTGGAGAGGCGTGGGAAAAAGCACGCCGCCGCGCGGCAGAGAAAGTGCGTGATGTCGCCGCCGAACTGCTTGATGTTTATGCCAAGCGAGAAACCAAGCCTGGCTTTGCGTTTAGCCATGACAAAGACGCCTATCGCGCCTTCCGGGCGACCTTCCCGTTTGAAGAAACCAGTGATCAGTCACAAGCGATCAACGCAGTGCTCTCAGACATGTGTCGTCCCATTGCCATGGATCGCTTGGTATGTGGCGATGTCGGCTTTGGTAAAACCGAAGTGGCTATGCGTGCCGCCTTCTTAGCGGTCAATAACAGCAAGCAAGTTGCTGTGTTGGTTCCCACCACCTTGCTCGCTCAGCAGCATTTCGAGAATTTCCGTGACCGCTTCGCTAACCTCCCGGTCCGGGTCGAGGTACTCTCACGCTTTAAATCCGCGAAAGAGCAAAAAGCGATTTTGGCCGATTGTGAAGCGGGCAAAGTGGACATTCTGATTGGCACCCATAAGTTACTGCAATCGGATGTGAAGCTGCGCGACCTCGGATTATTGATTGTCGATGAAGAGCATCGCTTTGGCGTTCGCCAGAAAGAGAAGATCAAAGCCATGCGTGCCAATGTGGATATTCTCACATTAACCGCCACACCGATCCCGCGGACGCTTAATATGGCGATGAGTGGCATGCGCGATCTCTCGATTATCGCTACCCCTCCGTCGCGTCGCCTCGCAGTCAAAACCTTTGTTCGTGAACGCGAAGACAGTCTGATTAAAGAGTCATTACTGCGTGAGATTATGCGCGGCGGCCAGGTGTACTTTTTACACAATGACATCGAAACCATAGAAAAAACGGCCAATGAAATCAGTGAGATGATCCCAGAAGCGCGTGTGACCGTGGCCCATGGTCAAATGCGCGAGCGTGAGCTAGAAAAGATCATGAGCGATTTCTACCATCAACGATACAACGTGCTGGTATGTACCACCATTATCGAAACCGGTATCGATATTCCCTCAGCCAACACCATTATCATCGATCGTGCTGACCACTTTGGCCTGGCGCAACTCCACCAGCTGCGCGGCCGTGTGGGTCGTTCACACCATCAAGCCTATGCTTACTTGCTCACTCCGCACCCCAAACGGATGACCAAAGATGCGGTAAAACGGCTGGAAGCCATTGCGTCGCTCGAAGATCTTGGCGCCGGCTTTACCCTTGCCACTCAAGATTTGGAGATACGTGGCGCAGGCGAGTTACTGGGAGACGAGCAAAGCGGTCAAATCCAATCCATTGGTTTCACTTTGTACATGGACATGCTTGAGCAGGCCGTTGAGGCACTCAAAGAAGGCAAAGAGCCAAGCTTGGACGCCCTTCTTAATGAGCAAACCGACATTGAACTGCGCCTGCCTGCACTGCTACCGGATGACTACATTCCCGATATCAACATGCGTTTGTCAATGTACAAACGCATTGCCAGCGCCAAGTCCAATGATGACATCAATGAGCTGCAAGTTGAGTTGATAGACCGTTTTGGTCTACTGCCTGACGCCACCAAGAATCTGCTTCATATCCAGCAGCTCAAGATACGCGCCGCTGCATTAGGGGTGAAAAAGATCGAAGCGAGCGATCGTGGTGGCATGGTCGAGTTTCATGAGGACGCGCAAATTGATCCCGGATTCTTGGTTGGGCTGTTACAATCGCGGCCAGACAAGTATAAATTTGACGGGCCAACCAAAATCAAGTTTGTTGAAAATCTCACTGACCGACGTGAGAGGATGAACTTTATTGATGAGCTGTTGACTCAATTTGCAAGCCACCAACTGGTCGCATAA
- a CDS encoding peptidoglycan binding protein CsiV yields MKNHSCHPQGRLARYTKQSLWALLLISLSQPVLAKRLYDVELIVFKRNQDPASVEESWPAQIDMGSVSRATPVTNNSALQNAGLTPLPRSQWQLTNAYNKLSNHAGFTPMVHVAWRQDDSGRAALPLLRVSAGKDYRDRFNPDGTPVTAQSTSSSKSNTESDGGQAWDEQALETTPPRQPLYELDGTLRVYVQHYLFVEADMVLREPSERRALVEDVVNMPLQTTDAQQGAASKTDNVQVAGLEKVKKQYHIERFLQPYAFTHKRRMRSGEIHYLDNPMMGMIIQVRKAN; encoded by the coding sequence GTGAAAAATCATTCATGTCACCCACAAGGCCGGCTAGCACGCTATACCAAGCAGAGCCTTTGGGCGTTGCTACTGATCTCACTTAGCCAGCCGGTTTTAGCTAAGCGACTTTATGATGTCGAGTTGATTGTGTTTAAACGCAACCAAGACCCTGCTAGCGTGGAAGAAAGCTGGCCAGCACAAATCGATATGGGATCGGTAAGCCGTGCAACGCCAGTGACCAATAACAGCGCGCTACAAAATGCGGGGCTCACCCCACTGCCACGCAGCCAATGGCAGCTGACAAATGCCTACAACAAACTGTCTAACCATGCGGGCTTTACGCCCATGGTGCATGTTGCATGGCGTCAAGATGACAGTGGCCGCGCCGCCCTGCCTTTACTACGTGTCAGTGCCGGAAAGGACTATCGCGACCGTTTTAATCCAGACGGCACGCCGGTGACAGCGCAATCCACCTCGTCGAGCAAGAGCAATACCGAGTCAGATGGCGGACAAGCGTGGGACGAGCAAGCACTTGAAACGACGCCCCCTCGCCAACCCCTCTATGAGCTTGATGGGACACTGCGCGTGTACGTGCAGCATTACTTATTCGTCGAAGCCGACATGGTACTACGAGAGCCCAGCGAGCGACGCGCACTGGTTGAAGACGTGGTCAATATGCCACTGCAAACCACAGATGCGCAGCAAGGTGCCGCATCAAAGACGGATAACGTGCAAGTTGCAGGTCTAGAGAAGGTGAAGAAGCAGTACCACATCGAGCGATTTTTACAGCCTTATGCATTTACACACAAACGACGGATGCGCAGTGGCGAAATCCACTATTTAGATAACCCCATGATGGGTATGATCATCCAAGTGCGTAAAGCGAACTAG
- a CDS encoding DEAD/DEAH box helicase — protein sequence MSFSSLGLSAPLLKAVQEQGYTTPSPIQEKAIPAVIEGQDVMAAAQTGTGKTAGFTLPILERLQAGKRARPNHVRTLILTPTRELAAQVHKNVEQYSQHTSLSSMVVFGGVKINPQMMKLRKGADVLVATPGRLLDLYQQNAVRFSQLEVLVLDEADRMLDMGFIRDIRKILGLLPAKRQNLLFSATFSADIRQLAKELVNNPVEISVSPANQTATGVEQCIYPVDKKQKPAMLLSLISDNNWQQVLVFSKTKHGANRLSRYLDEYGVSAAAIHGNKSQGARTKALEQFKTGDVRVLVATDIAARGIDIAQLPQVVNFDLPHVAEDYVHRIGRTGRAGAVGNAVSLVCADEAKDLFAIERLIKQVLPRHSLADFPVANPVPESKLDTRPIKPKKPKKNKPRQDGQRSGDNARGHKPVGKNRRHTDKPSGGKPGSGNTQRSRGDANSANKPRRARPTGAKNSA from the coding sequence ATGAGTTTCTCCTCTTTAGGACTATCTGCACCACTATTAAAAGCCGTGCAAGAGCAAGGCTATACCACACCCTCACCGATTCAGGAAAAAGCGATTCCAGCGGTGATTGAAGGCCAAGATGTCATGGCTGCCGCGCAAACCGGTACAGGTAAAACGGCGGGCTTTACTTTGCCCATTTTAGAGCGTTTACAAGCGGGTAAACGTGCGCGTCCAAACCATGTACGCACGCTGATTCTGACCCCAACCCGCGAGCTTGCCGCCCAAGTACATAAAAATGTTGAGCAGTACAGCCAGCATACATCGCTGAGCTCTATGGTGGTATTTGGCGGGGTGAAGATAAATCCGCAGATGATGAAGCTTCGCAAAGGCGCCGATGTGCTGGTGGCCACGCCGGGGCGTTTGTTGGATCTGTATCAGCAAAACGCGGTGCGTTTTTCTCAGCTTGAAGTGCTGGTACTGGATGAAGCTGATCGCATGCTAGACATGGGGTTTATTCGTGATATCCGCAAGATCTTGGGATTGTTGCCAGCCAAGCGTCAAAACTTGCTCTTTTCTGCCACCTTCTCGGCCGACATCCGCCAGCTGGCGAAAGAGCTGGTGAATAACCCGGTTGAGATCTCGGTGAGCCCTGCGAACCAAACCGCGACAGGGGTGGAGCAGTGCATTTATCCGGTTGATAAGAAGCAAAAGCCTGCGATGCTGCTTTCTTTGATTTCTGACAATAATTGGCAGCAGGTGTTGGTGTTTAGCAAAACCAAGCACGGCGCCAACCGCTTGTCGCGTTATCTGGATGAGTACGGCGTAAGTGCCGCCGCCATTCATGGTAACAAGAGCCAAGGCGCGCGCACCAAAGCGCTTGAACAATTCAAAACCGGTGACGTGCGAGTGTTGGTGGCAACGGATATCGCCGCGCGTGGTATTGATATTGCCCAATTGCCACAAGTGGTGAACTTCGATTTACCCCATGTGGCGGAAGATTATGTTCACCGTATTGGCCGTACCGGTCGTGCGGGGGCGGTAGGTAATGCGGTGTCTTTGGTGTGTGCGGATGAAGCCAAAGATCTGTTTGCGATTGAACGCTTGATTAAACAGGTCCTCCCGCGCCATAGCTTGGCAGACTTTCCGGTGGCGAATCCAGTGCCAGAGTCTAAGCTCGATACGCGCCCGATCAAGCCCAAGAAACCGAAAAAGAATAAACCGCGTCAGGATGGTCAACGCTCGGGTGACAATGCACGAGGTCACAAACCAGTGGGGAAAAACCGTCGCCATACCGATAAACCAAGCGGCGGTAAACCGGGCTCGGGTAACACACAACGATCGCGCGGTGATGCCAATTCGGCTAACAAACCCCGTCGTGCGCGACCAACGGGAGCCAAAAACAGCGCATAA
- a CDS encoding cytochrome-c peroxidase codes for MRSIITTVIVATGLIASQVASALPRNEPVSPITPPEEIHIGKAELGKKLFFDPRLSKSGFISCNSCHNLSMGGSDNLKTSIGHNWQQGPINSPTVLNSSLSIAQFWDGRASDLQEQAGGPIANPGEMASNHVLAIDVLQSIPQYVREFNQVFGVTEITIDHVTDAIAEFERTLVTPNSPFDQWLMGDDSAISDYELAGYRLFVESGCVACHNGSALGGTSFQKMGLLEPYQTDNPVEGRIAVTGKDADRFMFKVPTLRNVELTYPYFHDGEAQTLTEAVDIMGRLQLGRKFTDDENAKIVAFLLTLTGDQPSFDLPTLPPSNADTPVPQPFDD; via the coding sequence ATGCGTTCAATCATTACGACGGTTATTGTCGCTACCGGACTTATAGCGAGTCAGGTTGCATCAGCATTACCCCGCAACGAACCCGTTTCACCGATTACCCCGCCAGAAGAGATCCATATCGGAAAAGCCGAGCTTGGTAAGAAACTGTTTTTTGATCCACGGCTATCTAAGTCTGGCTTCATTTCGTGTAATTCCTGCCATAACCTCAGCATGGGCGGCAGTGATAACCTAAAAACGTCGATTGGTCATAATTGGCAACAAGGCCCGATTAATTCGCCTACCGTTTTGAACTCTAGCCTGTCGATTGCTCAATTTTGGGACGGTCGCGCGTCTGATTTGCAAGAGCAGGCCGGCGGACCGATCGCGAACCCAGGAGAGATGGCGTCGAACCATGTGCTCGCCATCGATGTTCTGCAGTCGATTCCGCAATATGTGCGTGAATTCAATCAAGTGTTTGGTGTCACGGAGATCACGATTGATCACGTGACGGATGCTATTGCCGAGTTCGAGCGTACCTTGGTCACGCCCAACTCTCCTTTCGATCAGTGGCTAATGGGGGATGATTCTGCGATCAGTGATTATGAGTTGGCGGGTTATCGTCTGTTTGTCGAGTCAGGATGCGTGGCATGCCATAACGGCAGTGCGTTAGGCGGTACCTCGTTCCAGAAAATGGGCTTGCTTGAGCCTTATCAAACTGATAATCCCGTCGAAGGGCGTATTGCGGTCACGGGTAAAGACGCGGATCGCTTTATGTTTAAGGTGCCGACGCTACGTAATGTGGAATTAACCTATCCGTATTTCCATGACGGTGAAGCGCAAACGTTAACAGAGGCGGTCGACATTATGGGGCGTCTGCAACTAGGTCGTAAGTTTACCGATGATGAAAATGCGAAGATCGTGGCATTCTTGCTCACATTGACTGGCGATCAGCCGAGCTTTGACTTACCGACACTTCCACCTTCCAACGCTGATACCCCAGTGCCTCAGCCATTTGACGATTAA